A region of Salvelinus namaycush isolate Seneca chromosome 9, SaNama_1.0, whole genome shotgun sequence DNA encodes the following proteins:
- the LOC120054034 gene encoding furin-like: MYAEVIYTNIWALHLNCTPEQINKIAKKHGFHNLGKIFPDGNYYHMEQRQVAKQSLQAQYLHNLRLKVDPKVLWFAQQSGRSRKRRHSFTVPTDPFFNQQWYLSEAFDQNVVAAWARGYTGKGVVVSILDDGLETSHPDIAENYDPQASYDMNDNDPNPDTQYSLTRPKRHGTRCAGVVAAVANNGVCGVGVAYQAKIGGVRMLDGQVTDLIEAMSLNLNQQHIDIYSSSWGPEDLGTNLEGPNTLAQEAFIRGITNGRGGLGSIYVWASGNGGASFDNCNCDGYTNSIYTLSVGSTTERGTLPFYSEPCSAILTTTYSGGSFHHRSIVTTDLHQSCTSDHTGTSASAPLAAGIIALALEANPTLNWRDVQHLVVRASRPVDLRTHDWRTNGVGRPVSHYYGYGLLDAGRLVELASKWKAVKPKRKCTIDLITRAIELRRKLTLRWNVTACHGTRNWIRSLEHIQARLTLTYSRRGDLSITLISPKQTISNLLTTRPYDKMSTGFSDWAFMSTHCWDEDPCGYWVLRIENNGDSTNRGTLTKTKMFLFEVSTSITQRIPPVYPWDHRGKVTSGMERTAAVLGILMGGPLVILCIMWAITWMVSRAFLPCVAARNEVDSSTSHSSSEEARDVEMVVFRITEDQAENSERTSTFTNIPSTSL; the protein is encoded by the exons ATGTATGCCGAGGTCATCTACACTAACATTTGGGCTTTACATTTGAATTGCACTCCTGAACAAATCAACAAGATTGCAAAGAAGCATGGTTTCCATAACCTGGGAAAG ATATTTCCAGATGGCAACTATTACCATATGGAGCAAAGACAGGTGGCAAAACAATCATTGCAGGCACAATATTTGCATAATCTTCGACTCAAAGTGGACCCTAAG GTGCTTTGGTTTGCACAGCAATCTGGAAGGAGTAGAAAGAGAAGACACTCTTTCACAGTACCAACTGATCCATTTTTCAATCAGCAGTGGTACCTG AGTGAGGCCTTTGATCAGAATGTGGTGGCTGCATGGGCTCGAGGCTACACAGGAAAAGGGGTGGTGGTGTCCATCTTAGACGATGGCCTAGAGACAAGCCACCCAGACATTGCTGAAAATTAT GATCCACAGGCTAGCTATGACATGAACGATAATGACCCCAACCCAGACACTCAATACTCTCTGACCAGACCGAAGAG GCATGGAACACGGTGTGCTGGGGTGGTGGCAGCGGTGGCAAATAATGGGGTGTGTGGGGTTGGAGTGGCATATCAGGCCAAGATCGGAG GAGTTCGAATGTTGGATGGACAAGTGACTGACCTGATAGAAGCCATGTCCTTAAATTTGAATCAGCAACACATTGACATCTACAGCTCCAGCTGGGGACCTGAAGATTTGGGGACGAATTTGGAGGGGCCAAACACATTGGCCCAAGAAGCCTTTATCAGAGGCATTACCAAT GGCCGAGGTGGCTTGGGTTCCATTTACGTCTGGGCTTCAGGCAATGGGGGCGCCAGCTTTGACAACTGCAACTGCGATGGCTACACCAACAGCATTTACACGTTGTCTGTTGGTAGTACCACTGAGAGGGGAACACTGCCCTTCTACAGTGAACCCTGCTCTGCCATTCTAACAACAACCTACAGTGGTGGCAGCTTTCATCACCGCAGTATT GTCACCACCGACCTGCATCAATCCTGCACCTCAGACCATACTGGGACCTCTGCCTCTGCCCCTCTGGCTGCTGGAATCATTGCACTGGCTCTGGAGGCAAA CCCGACACTCAACTGGCGTGATGTGCAACACCTCGTGGTACGAGCATCTAGACCGGTAGATCTTCGAACGCATGATTGGCGGACCAATGGTGTTGGAAGACCTG TCAGCCATTACTATGGATATGGGCTACTGGATGCAGGGAGACTGGTGGAGTTGGCCAGTAAATGGAAAGCAGTCAAACCTAAAAGGAAATGCACCATTGACCTCATTACCAGAGCCAT TGAACTCCGCAGGAAACTGACATTGAGGTGGAATGTGACAGCTTGTCACGGCACCAGGAACTGGATTCGGTCTCTGGAGCACATCCAGGCCCGTCTTACACTGACCTATAGCAGACGTGGAGATCTCTCCATCACCCTCATTAGCCCAAAGCAGACCATCTCCAATTTACTCACAACCAG GCCTTACGATAAAATGTCTACAGGTTTCTCAGACTGGGCCTTCATGAGTACACACTGCTGGGATGAGGATCCCTGCGGATATTGGGTTCTACGGATAGAAAACAACGGAGATTCAACCAACAGAGGTACACTGACAAAAACAAAGATGTTTCTATTTGAGGTGTCAACTTCAATAACACAGCGAAT CCCCCCTGTCTACCCCTGGGACCACAGAGGTAAAGTGACCAGTGGCATGGAGCGGACGGCAGCAGTTCTTGGTATCCTGATGGGAGGGCCGCTGGTGATTTTGTGCATCATGTGGGCGATTACATGGATGGTGAGCAGGGCGTTCCTACCATGTGTCGCTGCCAGGAACGAAGTGGACAGCAGCACCAGTCATAGCAGCAGTGAGGAGGCTAGGGATGTGGAGATGGTGGTCTTCCGTATTACAGAAGACCAGGCAGAGAACAGCGAGAGAACATCTACATTCACCAACATTCCCAGTACTTCACTTTAA